A genomic region of Polynucleobacter necessarius contains the following coding sequences:
- the scpA gene encoding methylmalonyl-CoA mutase yields MSSEKKSSSNQSWPSVPETNLDAWKKSAPNGDVDSLGWKTPDGIHLKALYTSSDIEGLNYTDTLPGFEPFVRGPQATMYSVRPWTIRQYAGFSTAEESNAFYRKALDAGGQGVSVAFDLATHRGYDSDHPRVTGDVGKAGVAIDSVEDMKILFDGIPLDKVSVSMTMNGAVLPVLAGYIVASEEQGVKQEQLSGTIQNDILKEFMVRNTYIYPPEPSMRIIGDIIEYTAKHMPKFNSISISGYHMQEAGANQVLELAFTLADGKEYVKTVLAKGLDVDGFAGRLSFFFAIGMNFYLEVAKLRAARLLWWRIMKSFEPKNPKSLMLRTHCQTSGWSLTEQDPYNNVVRTTVEAMAAVFGGTQSLHTNSLDEAIALPSEFSSRIARNTQLILQEETHIPSVIDPWAGSYMMENLTQEMADKAWEIIQEVEAMGGMTKAVESGWAKLKIEAAAAEKQAKIDSGSDVIVGVNKYKLGKEDLVDVLMIDNDRVREDQVARLKDIKAKRDNQKVKAALEALTKAAEDNSGNLLELSVNAIRLRATVGEVSDALETVYGRHRADTQKVTGVYAAAYDSAEGWAKLQTEIADFAKDFGRRPRVMIAKLGQDGHDRGAKVVATAYADLGFDVDIGPLFQTPEECARQAIENDVHALGVSTLAAGHKTLAPAIIAELKKQGSDDIIVFVGGVIPRQDYEFLYEAGVKGIYGPGTPIPASAKDVLEQIRKSVNKPA; encoded by the coding sequence GTGAGTTCAGAAAAGAAAAGTTCGTCTAATCAATCATGGCCATCAGTACCAGAAACCAATCTGGACGCATGGAAAAAATCCGCACCTAATGGTGATGTTGATTCATTGGGCTGGAAAACGCCTGATGGAATTCATTTAAAAGCGCTTTACACATCTTCGGATATTGAAGGTCTTAATTACACCGATACCTTGCCAGGTTTTGAGCCATTCGTTCGTGGACCCCAGGCAACAATGTATTCAGTGCGTCCTTGGACTATTCGCCAATACGCAGGTTTCTCTACTGCGGAAGAATCCAATGCTTTCTATCGCAAAGCCTTAGATGCGGGTGGTCAAGGCGTATCAGTTGCTTTTGACTTAGCAACACATCGTGGCTATGACTCGGATCACCCTCGTGTAACTGGTGATGTTGGTAAAGCTGGAGTGGCGATTGATTCGGTTGAAGATATGAAGATCTTGTTTGATGGCATTCCATTGGACAAGGTGTCAGTCTCCATGACCATGAACGGCGCGGTATTACCGGTATTGGCTGGCTATATCGTTGCCAGCGAAGAGCAAGGCGTAAAGCAAGAGCAGTTATCCGGAACCATTCAGAATGACATTCTGAAAGAGTTCATGGTGCGTAATACCTATATTTATCCGCCAGAACCATCAATGCGCATCATTGGCGACATCATTGAATACACGGCTAAACATATGCCGAAATTTAACTCGATTTCGATCTCGGGTTATCACATGCAAGAAGCTGGCGCCAATCAAGTATTGGAATTGGCATTCACTCTAGCTGACGGTAAAGAGTATGTAAAAACGGTGCTTGCTAAAGGCTTGGATGTTGATGGTTTTGCAGGACGCCTTTCATTCTTTTTTGCAATCGGCATGAATTTCTATCTTGAGGTTGCTAAGTTACGCGCTGCTCGTTTGTTGTGGTGGCGCATTATGAAGTCCTTCGAGCCAAAGAATCCAAAATCCTTGATGCTCCGTACGCACTGCCAAACTTCTGGCTGGTCTTTGACAGAACAAGACCCATACAACAACGTAGTGAGAACAACGGTTGAGGCAATGGCAGCGGTATTTGGCGGAACTCAATCCCTGCACACCAACTCATTAGATGAAGCAATCGCACTTCCTTCTGAGTTCTCAAGTCGTATTGCCCGCAACACCCAATTAATTCTCCAAGAAGAAACCCATATTCCTAGTGTGATCGATCCATGGGCCGGTTCTTACATGATGGAGAACCTTACTCAAGAGATGGCTGACAAGGCTTGGGAAATCATCCAAGAAGTTGAAGCAATGGGCGGCATGACTAAGGCTGTTGAAAGTGGTTGGGCCAAATTGAAGATTGAAGCGGCTGCAGCTGAGAAGCAAGCCAAAATTGACTCCGGCTCTGATGTCATTGTTGGCGTGAATAAATACAAACTTGGTAAAGAAGATCTCGTTGATGTATTGATGATCGATAACGATCGAGTGCGCGAAGATCAAGTTGCTCGCCTAAAAGATATCAAGGCGAAGCGTGACAATCAAAAAGTCAAAGCTGCATTAGAGGCTTTGACTAAAGCTGCGGAAGATAACTCTGGAAACTTGTTGGAATTATCGGTAAATGCAATTCGTTTACGCGCAACAGTGGGCGAAGTATCCGATGCATTAGAAACAGTTTACGGGCGCCATCGCGCCGATACTCAAAAGGTGACCGGTGTGTATGCAGCTGCTTATGACTCAGCCGAAGGTTGGGCAAAACTTCAAACAGAAATCGCTGACTTTGCAAAAGACTTTGGTCGTCGCCCTCGCGTGATGATTGCTAAGCTTGGTCAAGATGGCCATGATCGTGGTGCAAAAGTGGTTGCCACTGCTTATGCTGACTTGGGCTTTGACGTGGATATTGGACCGTTGTTCCAAACCCCAGAAGAGTGTGCACGCCAAGCGATTGAGAATGACGTTCATGCCTTGGGTGTATCCACCTTGGCGGCCGGCCACAAAACTCTGGCGCCAGCCATCATTGCTGAATTGAAAAAACAAGGTTCAGACGACATTATTGTGTTCGTTGGTGGCGTCATACCAAGACAAGACTATGAATTCCTGTACGAAGCAGGTGTTAAGGGAATCTACGGCCCTGGCACGCCAATTCCGGCTTCGGCTAAGGATGTGCTTGAGCAGATCCGCAAGTCTGTTAATAAACCAGCTTAA
- the meaB gene encoding methylmalonyl Co-A mutase-associated GTPase MeaB, translated as MLQAADQALVSDLTGAPSLKQRRALAKIITLLESTRLDHRHRADDVLNTLLPKTGNSFRLGISGVPGVGKSTLIETLGLYLIEKGHRVAVLAIDPSSSLSGGSILGDKTRMERLSVLENAFIRPSPSSCTLGGVAEKTREAMLVAEAAGFDVIIVETVGVGQSEIAVAGMTDMFLLLQLPNAGDDLQAIKKGVMEIADLIVINKVDIDPDAAMRAQLFITSSLRLLGFQGNPDHTSHDKEFWHPQVMTLSALEGKGVPELWDKVSHFEKLQKANGKFDSRRKQHAGSWMWDRIDAGLKNAFRSNEAVQELLPSLVAQVNQGTMAAAVAARRLLESMGHEFF; from the coding sequence ATGCTACAAGCTGCTGATCAAGCTCTAGTGAGTGATCTCACTGGTGCGCCTTCGCTAAAACAGCGACGTGCATTGGCGAAGATCATTACTTTGCTTGAATCAACACGCTTGGATCATCGGCATCGTGCCGATGATGTGCTTAATACGCTTCTGCCAAAGACGGGCAACTCATTTCGCCTGGGTATTTCTGGTGTGCCAGGTGTAGGCAAATCAACCTTGATAGAAACCTTGGGCTTGTATCTCATTGAGAAAGGCCATCGGGTTGCAGTATTAGCAATTGATCCATCTTCTAGCTTATCTGGCGGATCTATCTTGGGTGACAAAACTCGCATGGAGCGCTTATCGGTTCTCGAGAATGCTTTTATTCGCCCAAGTCCATCTTCCTGCACCTTAGGCGGCGTTGCAGAAAAGACTCGTGAAGCGATGTTGGTGGCTGAGGCTGCTGGCTTTGATGTGATCATTGTTGAGACTGTGGGTGTTGGGCAAAGTGAGATCGCTGTTGCTGGTATGACAGACATGTTTCTCTTATTGCAATTACCAAATGCTGGCGATGATCTTCAGGCGATTAAAAAAGGCGTCATGGAAATTGCTGACTTAATCGTGATTAATAAAGTGGATATTGATCCAGATGCTGCGATGCGTGCACAGCTGTTCATCACGAGTTCATTGCGTCTATTAGGATTTCAAGGCAATCCAGATCATACATCACATGACAAAGAGTTTTGGCATCCACAAGTGATGACTTTAAGCGCTTTAGAAGGCAAGGGTGTTCCCGAACTTTGGGACAAAGTCTCTCATTTTGAAAAGCTACAAAAGGCCAATGGGAAGTTTGATTCTCGTCGCAAACAGCATGCAGGATCATGGATGTGGGATCGCATCGATGCTGGATTAAAGAATGCATTTCGTAGTAATGAAGCTGTACAGGAGCTTCTACCAAGTTTAGTAGCACAAGTAAACCAAGGAACTATGGCCGCTGCAGTCGCCGCAAGACGATTGCTGGAGTCCATGGGGCATGAATTTTTCTAA
- a CDS encoding acyl-CoA carboxylase subunit beta — translation MKEIIQQLEAKRELARLGGGQKRIQAQHSKGKLTARERIELLLDAGTFEEWDMFVEHRCHDFGMGDQTVPGDGVVTGYGMINGRLVFVFSQDFTVLGGSLSEAHAEKICKIMDQALKVGAPVIGLNDSGGARIQEGVASLGGYAEIFQRNVTASGVIPQISLIMGPSAGGAVYSPALTDFIFMVKDSSYMFVTGPEVVKTVTHEDVTAEELGGAVTHSTVSGVCDLAFDNDVDAIMMLRRFFNYLPLSNREKPPLIKGANRTEEPDFSLDTLVPSNPNQPYNMKELIEKIVDDGEFFELQPDYAKNIVIGFARMEGRSIGIVANQPLVLAGCLDIKASIKAARFVRFCDAFNIPVVTLVDVPGFMPGTAQEYGGIIKHGAKLLYAYADCTVPKVTLITRKAYGGAYDVMASKHLRGDVNFAWPSAEIAVMGPKGAVEIIFREEKSDPEKIAAREAEYKSKFANPFVAGRRGYIDDVILPHETRKRIARSLAMLKDKDLKNPARKHGNIPL, via the coding sequence ATGAAGGAAATCATTCAACAACTGGAAGCGAAGCGTGAGCTCGCCCGATTGGGTGGCGGGCAAAAGCGTATTCAGGCTCAGCACTCAAAGGGTAAATTAACAGCCCGTGAGCGTATTGAGCTCTTGCTTGATGCTGGCACTTTCGAAGAGTGGGATATGTTTGTTGAACACCGTTGCCATGACTTTGGCATGGGTGATCAAACTGTTCCTGGCGATGGTGTTGTGACTGGTTATGGAATGATTAACGGCCGCTTGGTATTTGTGTTCTCCCAAGACTTCACGGTTTTGGGCGGTTCTCTGTCTGAAGCCCATGCTGAAAAGATCTGCAAAATCATGGATCAGGCGCTCAAAGTTGGGGCGCCGGTAATCGGTCTAAATGACTCTGGTGGTGCGCGTATTCAAGAGGGTGTTGCTTCTCTTGGCGGCTATGCAGAAATTTTCCAGCGCAATGTGACCGCATCTGGCGTAATTCCACAGATTTCATTGATCATGGGGCCATCAGCTGGTGGTGCCGTGTACTCACCAGCCCTCACTGATTTCATCTTTATGGTGAAAGACAGCTCCTATATGTTCGTTACTGGTCCTGAAGTGGTAAAGACGGTTACTCATGAGGATGTTACTGCTGAAGAATTGGGTGGTGCGGTAACGCATTCAACTGTTTCTGGTGTGTGTGACTTAGCATTTGATAACGATGTTGACGCAATCATGATGTTGCGTCGCTTCTTCAACTACTTGCCGCTCTCTAATCGCGAAAAACCACCGTTGATTAAAGGTGCAAATCGCACAGAAGAGCCAGATTTCTCATTAGACACATTAGTCCCATCCAATCCAAATCAACCATACAACATGAAAGAGTTGATTGAGAAGATTGTGGACGATGGTGAGTTCTTCGAATTGCAGCCTGATTACGCAAAAAATATTGTGATTGGTTTTGCGCGCATGGAAGGCCGCTCAATCGGTATCGTTGCGAATCAGCCATTAGTACTAGCTGGTTGTTTAGACATTAAGGCTTCTATTAAAGCAGCGCGTTTTGTGCGTTTCTGTGATGCTTTCAATATTCCAGTAGTGACATTGGTGGACGTCCCTGGATTTATGCCGGGTACAGCTCAAGAATACGGCGGCATCATTAAACATGGCGCTAAGTTGCTTTATGCATATGCTGATTGCACAGTGCCTAAGGTTACCCTTATTACCCGTAAAGCATACGGTGGTGCTTATGACGTGATGGCTTCTAAGCACTTACGCGGCGACGTGAACTTTGCATGGCCTTCAGCAGAAATTGCTGTGATGGGACCTAAAGGCGCGGTGGAAATTATCTTCCGTGAAGAAAAGTCTGATCCTGAGAAGATTGCGGCACGTGAAGCAGAGTACAAATCTAAGTTTGCCAACCCATTCGTGGCTGGGCGTCGTGGCTATATTGATGACGTCATTCTTCCGCACGAAACCCGCAAGCGCATTGCTCGTTCACTAGCAATGCTCAAAGATAAAGACTTGAAGAATCCTGCGCGTAAACACGGCAACATTCCTCTGTAA
- the accC gene encoding acetyl-CoA carboxylase biotin carboxylase subunit translates to MFKKILIANRGEIACRVMMTAKKMGIKTVAVYSEADKEARHVQLADEAVCIGPAPSRESYLVMDRIIQACKDTGAEAVHPGCGFLSENEQFAKRCEEEGIVFIGPKHQSIAAMGDKIASKKLALEAKVNTIPGYNEAIDTNEEAVKIAQGIGYPVMIKASAGGGGKGLRVAFNDKEAAEGFAACKTEAMNSFGDDRIFIEKFVEGPRHIEIQVLGDSHGNVVYLNERDCSIQRRHQKVIEEAPSPFIDPATRKAMGEQAVALAKAVNYQSAGTVEFVVGKDKSFYFLEMNTRLQVEHPVTESITGLDLVEQMIRVAAGEKLAFKQEDVKLDGWSMECRINADDPFRNFLPSTGRLVKYRPPESINGVRVDTGVYEGGEIPMYYDSMIAKLIVHGKDRTEAIEKMRAALNDFVIRGIHSNIPFQAALLQHPRFVNGDFTTGFIAEEYPEGFKKDSVQPADPKRLAALAAFMRYRYLQHIQMIDGQLAGHEMIIGKKFVVVTGKKSGSMSDPIEVPIRVELKDSIYSVYLEEADGVSRYDIVSDWRPGQTCLNATINGTHKITAQVERRGVRYELILDGANFECMVLSPLGAELQRRMPVKLPPDTSKLVMSPMPGLLTKIAVKVGEAVTAGQKLASIEAMKMENTLSAMQDGVVAEICAKEGDSLAVDQLIIRFE, encoded by the coding sequence ATGTTTAAAAAAATTTTGATTGCTAACCGCGGCGAGATTGCTTGCCGTGTAATGATGACCGCTAAAAAGATGGGCATCAAAACGGTTGCCGTATATTCAGAGGCGGATAAAGAGGCGCGCCACGTACAGCTCGCAGATGAAGCGGTCTGCATTGGGCCTGCGCCTTCGCGTGAATCCTATCTCGTAATGGATAGAATCATTCAGGCTTGCAAAGATACCGGTGCTGAGGCAGTTCATCCTGGTTGTGGATTCCTGTCTGAGAACGAACAGTTTGCTAAGCGTTGCGAGGAAGAGGGCATTGTATTTATTGGGCCTAAACATCAATCCATCGCAGCGATGGGTGACAAGATTGCCTCTAAGAAGCTTGCTTTAGAAGCCAAGGTCAATACCATTCCTGGTTACAACGAAGCTATTGATACCAATGAAGAGGCCGTTAAGATTGCTCAAGGTATTGGTTACCCTGTGATGATTAAAGCATCTGCAGGCGGTGGCGGCAAAGGCTTGCGCGTAGCTTTTAATGACAAAGAGGCGGCCGAAGGATTTGCTGCTTGTAAAACCGAAGCGATGAATAGCTTTGGCGATGATCGTATCTTTATCGAGAAGTTCGTTGAGGGCCCACGTCATATTGAGATCCAAGTTCTGGGCGACTCTCATGGCAATGTGGTTTACCTAAACGAACGCGATTGCTCGATTCAGCGACGCCACCAAAAGGTGATTGAAGAGGCGCCATCACCATTCATTGATCCAGCAACTCGCAAAGCCATGGGCGAACAAGCCGTTGCTTTGGCTAAAGCAGTGAATTACCAATCTGCAGGTACTGTGGAATTCGTGGTTGGCAAGGATAAGTCTTTCTACTTCCTAGAAATGAACACTCGCTTACAGGTAGAGCATCCGGTTACAGAATCTATTACTGGCTTGGACTTAGTTGAGCAAATGATTCGCGTTGCCGCCGGTGAAAAGTTGGCATTTAAGCAAGAAGATGTAAAGCTTGATGGTTGGTCTATGGAGTGCCGTATTAACGCGGATGATCCATTCCGCAACTTCTTGCCATCAACAGGCCGTCTTGTTAAATACCGTCCACCAGAGTCTATTAATGGCGTACGCGTTGATACTGGCGTATATGAGGGTGGCGAGATCCCGATGTACTACGACTCCATGATCGCTAAGTTGATTGTTCATGGAAAAGACCGTACCGAAGCCATCGAGAAGATGCGTGCAGCTTTAAATGATTTTGTGATTCGCGGAATTCACTCCAACATTCCTTTCCAAGCGGCTTTGTTACAGCATCCACGATTTGTGAATGGCGATTTCACTACCGGCTTTATTGCTGAAGAGTATCCAGAAGGCTTTAAGAAGGATTCTGTACAGCCGGCCGATCCAAAGCGTTTGGCTGCATTAGCTGCATTTATGCGCTATCGCTATCTCCAGCATATTCAAATGATTGATGGCCAATTGGCTGGTCACGAGATGATTATTGGTAAGAAGTTTGTAGTGGTTACCGGTAAAAAATCTGGCTCAATGAGCGATCCGATTGAAGTGCCTATCCGTGTTGAGCTCAAAGATAGCATTTATTCTGTATACCTCGAAGAGGCTGATGGCGTAAGTCGTTATGACATCGTCAGCGATTGGCGCCCTGGTCAGACTTGCTTAAATGCAACTATCAACGGCACTCATAAGATCACGGCTCAGGTTGAACGTCGAGGCGTGCGCTATGAATTAATCTTGGATGGCGCTAATTTTGAATGTATGGTTCTGAGCCCATTGGGTGCTGAGCTACAGCGTCGCATGCCCGTGAAGTTACCGCCTGATACATCCAAGTTGGTGATGTCACCAATGCCGGGCTTGTTGACCAAGATTGCGGTTAAGGTTGGCGAAGCGGTTACCGCTGGTCAAAAGCTAGCCTCGATTGAAGCGATGAAGATGGAAAACACACTTTCTGCAATGCAGGATGGCGTTGTTGCTGAAATCTGCGCTAAAGAAGGCGATAGCTTGGCTGTAGATCAATTAATCATTCGTTTTGAATAA
- a CDS encoding VOC family protein, which yields MSAKPFKILGIQQIAIGGESKDRLKKLWVDMLGFEYKSTFVSERENVDEDICAIGSGAHEIEVDLMQPFDIEKKPAVHQTPLNHIGLWVDDLPKAVEWLAANGLRFAPGGIRKGAAGYDITFVHPKGNDEFPVSGEGVLIELVQAPPEVIAGLSS from the coding sequence ATGAGCGCTAAGCCATTCAAGATATTGGGAATACAACAAATCGCTATTGGCGGTGAAAGCAAAGATCGACTCAAGAAATTATGGGTTGATATGCTCGGTTTTGAATACAAGAGCACATTTGTTTCTGAGCGTGAAAACGTCGATGAAGACATTTGCGCTATTGGTTCTGGTGCCCATGAGATTGAGGTTGATCTCATGCAGCCTTTTGATATCGAAAAAAAGCCTGCAGTCCACCAAACTCCTTTGAACCACATCGGCTTATGGGTAGATGATCTTCCTAAAGCGGTTGAATGGCTCGCTGCAAATGGTCTGCGATTTGCTCCTGGTGGCATTCGCAAGGGTGCTGCAGGTTACGACATTACTTTTGTTCATCCAAAAGGCAATGACGAGTTTCCAGTTAGTGGCGAAGGCGTCTTGATTGAGCTGGTTCAGGCTCCTCCAGAAGTGATTGCTGGTTTAAGTTCATAA
- the tsaB gene encoding tRNA (adenosine(37)-N6)-threonylcarbamoyltransferase complex dimerization subunit type 1 TsaB, translated as MANILAIDTSSAWCSVALSLNGQEPTFRHEAVTAGASQLLLPWVEAMLEASNFKLGELDAIAVGIGPGAFTGVRLGVAAAQGLAISQRLPVIPVASLDAIAAQVIQTPAFQKINPKHFMIAVDARMDEVYWAKYEKCEQQLPVRIGNIHLSKPEDMDLTDIQYLAGSAIKEYGERVLQAKKPSADLIATDADITISAIGILDVAIQMQQEGRSCDVHDLELLYIRDKVALTTVERMGAFK; from the coding sequence TTGGCAAATATCCTGGCCATCGACACCTCATCAGCGTGGTGTTCGGTGGCTTTATCTTTAAATGGGCAGGAGCCCACTTTCCGTCATGAAGCAGTGACGGCTGGCGCTAGCCAATTGCTTTTGCCTTGGGTAGAGGCAATGTTAGAGGCCTCAAACTTCAAATTAGGCGAGCTAGACGCGATCGCTGTTGGGATTGGTCCTGGCGCCTTTACTGGCGTTCGTTTAGGAGTTGCAGCGGCGCAGGGGTTGGCTATATCCCAGCGCTTGCCAGTAATCCCAGTGGCTAGCTTGGATGCTATAGCCGCCCAAGTAATTCAAACCCCGGCCTTTCAAAAAATAAATCCCAAGCATTTCATGATTGCGGTCGATGCCCGCATGGATGAAGTCTATTGGGCCAAGTACGAAAAGTGCGAACAACAATTACCTGTTCGTATAGGTAATATCCATTTATCAAAGCCCGAGGACATGGATCTGACTGACATTCAATATTTGGCTGGTAGTGCCATTAAAGAATATGGCGAAAGAGTATTGCAAGCAAAAAAACCATCTGCTGACTTGATTGCTACGGATGCAGACATAACGATATCTGCAATAGGCATTTTGGATGTTGCCATTCAAATGCAACAAGAGGGCCGCTCTTGTGATGTTCACGATCTTGAGCTGCTCTATATTCGCGATAAGGTTGCTTTGACTACGGTCGAGCGTATGGGGGCATTTAAGTAA
- the rimI gene encoding ribosomal protein S18-alanine N-acetyltransferase, translated as MPNQSAVEGVAELSFLPMQAPDIDSVLEIEGVSHLHPWTKGNFSDSLAAGHWAYCIRPQVDQMVKGSYLDPAILWAYCVLFPAVDELHLLNITVSPKLRKLGLGKRIMSAIEGVSAQQNIPRIILEVRPSNLAALGLYQSLGYEQIGLRKSYYPHNPETGSREDAIVMAKSIKLES; from the coding sequence ATGCCCAATCAATCTGCCGTTGAGGGCGTAGCAGAACTCTCCTTTTTGCCAATGCAAGCCCCAGACATAGATTCCGTATTGGAGATTGAGGGTGTGTCACATCTACATCCATGGACAAAAGGAAACTTTTCAGACTCCTTGGCTGCTGGTCATTGGGCGTATTGCATTCGCCCTCAGGTCGATCAAATGGTAAAAGGGTCCTATCTTGATCCTGCCATTTTGTGGGCTTACTGTGTGTTATTCCCGGCGGTAGATGAGCTACATCTTCTGAACATTACCGTTTCTCCTAAATTGCGAAAACTGGGCTTGGGTAAACGAATAATGTCTGCAATAGAGGGAGTATCGGCGCAGCAAAACATTCCTCGAATCATCTTGGAGGTAAGACCCTCCAATCTTGCGGCACTTGGTCTGTATCAGTCTTTGGGGTATGAGCAGATTGGCTTGCGTAAGAGTTACTACCCACATAACCCAGAGACGGGTTCGCGGGAGGATGCCATTGTGATGGCTAAATCGATTAAGCTAGAGTCATGA
- the lplT gene encoding lysophospholipid transporter LplT, with product MNRSFYIIMAAQFFSSLADNALLIAAIALLAQLHAPAWMTPLLKLFFVLSYVLLAAFVGAFADSRPKGNVMFITNTIKFVGCVAMPFGGHPLLSYAIVGLGAAAYSPAKYGILTELLPPEKLVAANGWIEGLTVGSIILGTVLGGVLISSTVSHSLLALDIPTLDTGIDTPAESAILIIMMIYVVAALINLKIPDTGARYASQKTNPIELVKDFAVCFKTLWDDRLGQISLAVTTLFWGAGATLQFIVIKWAQVALHMNLSQGAILQAISAVGVAGGAVYAAWRIPLRKSLNVLPYGIAMGIVVCVMAIYNSDMLPDMAIFTIGKMHISLNLLPAYLLLILVGWLAGYFVVPMNALLQHRGHVLMSAGHSIAAQNFNENISVLMMLLIYSMLIWLDVPIQFVIVGFGVAVSLIMWLVIKRHAKNQAEYDSMHLIGEHKH from the coding sequence ATGAACCGTAGCTTTTACATCATTATGGCGGCGCAATTTTTTTCGTCGCTTGCTGATAATGCTCTGCTGATCGCAGCAATTGCCCTCCTGGCCCAGCTCCATGCCCCGGCCTGGATGACTCCTTTACTCAAATTATTCTTCGTATTGTCCTATGTTTTGCTGGCCGCCTTTGTAGGCGCCTTTGCTGATTCCCGCCCAAAAGGGAACGTCATGTTCATTACCAACACCATCAAGTTCGTTGGCTGTGTAGCGATGCCATTTGGGGGTCACCCACTTCTGTCTTATGCGATTGTTGGTTTGGGCGCGGCAGCATACTCCCCGGCCAAGTACGGAATCCTGACTGAGTTATTGCCGCCAGAAAAATTGGTTGCAGCTAATGGCTGGATTGAGGGTCTTACAGTTGGCTCAATCATTTTGGGAACTGTCCTTGGTGGCGTATTGATCAGTAGCACGGTTTCGCACAGCCTATTGGCGTTGGATATTCCAACTTTAGATACCGGAATTGATACTCCCGCCGAATCCGCCATCCTCATCATCATGATGATTTATGTTGTTGCCGCTCTGATTAATCTAAAGATTCCGGATACTGGAGCTCGCTACGCATCCCAAAAAACCAACCCAATTGAGTTGGTAAAAGATTTTGCTGTTTGCTTTAAAACACTTTGGGATGATCGCTTAGGTCAAATCTCACTAGCAGTTACCACCTTATTTTGGGGTGCGGGCGCTACTCTCCAATTTATTGTGATTAAGTGGGCTCAAGTTGCGCTCCATATGAATCTATCTCAGGGCGCTATTCTGCAGGCTATCTCTGCCGTTGGCGTTGCTGGCGGCGCCGTCTATGCCGCATGGCGTATACCTTTGCGCAAATCGCTAAATGTTCTCCCATACGGCATTGCCATGGGAATAGTAGTGTGTGTAATGGCCATTTACAACTCTGACATGCTTCCTGATATGGCAATATTTACGATCGGGAAAATGCATATCTCCCTTAACTTATTGCCAGCGTATCTCTTATTGATATTGGTTGGGTGGTTGGCAGGTTATTTTGTGGTGCCGATGAATGCCCTATTACAGCATCGCGGTCACGTATTGATGTCGGCGGGCCACTCTATTGCCGCGCAAAACTTTAATGAAAATATTTCTGTATTGATGATGCTCTTGATTTACTCTATGCTCATCTGGCTTGATGTGCCAATTCAATTTGTAATTGTTGGCTTTGGCGTTGCAGTCAGCCTCATCATGTGGCTTGTGATTAAACGTCATGCCAAAAATCAAGCGGAGTATGACTCCATGCACCTCATCGGCGAGCACAAACACTAA